A genome region from Coffea arabica cultivar ET-39 chromosome 7e, Coffea Arabica ET-39 HiFi, whole genome shotgun sequence includes the following:
- the LOC113698965 gene encoding chaperone protein dnaJ 11, chloroplastic-like, with amino-acid sequence MSLLSSPSRSVFQFPQKFSGEAFLPPTSNSSFRQPRAGVVSAAFASYATAESERTTSTCVLPPRLTAPTSFYEVLGIPMGATSGEIKAAYRRLAKGCHPDLAGTDEKSSSADEFIKVHAAYSTLSDPEKRADYDRRLFRSHRGVRFYSTPSPTKSRYSGYSGRNWETDQCW; translated from the coding sequence ATGTCGTTGTTATCTTCGCCTTCGCGTTCCGTCTTCCAGTTTCCGCAGAAATTCTCCGGCGAAGCTTTTCTCCCGCCGACGTCCAACTCCAGTTTCCGGCAGCCACGTGCAGGTGTTGTTTCCGCAGCTTTCGCTTCTTATGCTACTGCGGAGAGCGAGCGAACCACTTCCACTTGTGTGTTGCCGCCCAGGTTAACAGCTCCGACGTCGTTTTACGAGGTTTTGGGGATTCCGATGGGAGCCACTAGTGGTGAGATCAAGGCGGCGTATCGGAGACTAGCGAAAGGGTGCCATCCAGACCTGGCGGGGACTGATGAGAAGAGCTCGTCTGCGGATGAGTTCATCAAGGTTCATGCTGCTTACTCCACTTTATCTGATCCGGAAAAACGTGCTGATTACGACCGGCGACTGTTCCGCAGTCACCGCGGCGTCCGGTTCTATTCCACGCCGTCTCCGACGAAGTCGAGGTATTCCGGTTACAGTGGCCGGAACTGGGAGACTGATCAGTGCTGGTAG